From Pararhizobium sp. A13:
GTATGCGCCGAAAGGATGGGCCCGAAGCGGAAACACTGAGGCGTCTGGGCCGTGAACAGGCCGGCTCTCGGCACGGTTTCTATGACCTTACCGTCAGGTGAGCCTCGCTTCAGCGTGTCGGAAACGGCAACGGCGGGAAGCACGGCATCCGCGCCGCCTGCGAGTGCCCCAAAGCACCGATCCAGCAGGGCATGATCGATGAACGGGCGCACCGCATCCTGGATCATGACATATGCGATGCCGTTTTTTTCCAGCGCTTTCAGCCCGGCGAGCACCGACAGTTGGCGTGTCGGTCCACCGTGGACGAAGGTGATGGGCGCATTGTTGCCAGCCATGTGGCCAAGCGCTTGCTCGAACAACGCTTCGTCATCGGGGTGAATGACCACGACGATCGTTCTTTCCCGCGGCCATGTCGCAAAAACATCAAGGGTATGAGAGATAACCGGCCGTCCGCCGATGGGGCGATATTGCTTGGGGCCGTCCTGTCGCGAACCGGCGCGTTCGCCGCGCCCCGCAGCGACGATGACGATACCACAGGAAAGCTGTTCTTTTGCGTGCATTTTCTATATGGCTTCCCGCGAATGCTTCACCGTCTGGGCCTAATGCCGCTCCTGGGAGCGGCTTCAACGCGCCGGTCACACCCGTCAAAAGCCCGCATCAGGGCCATTTCGGCGCGCGTCACTTCAAACGCCGAGGTGATTTACCGCGAAGGTCGGGTCTTTACCAGTTGTCCCGGGAATTTTGTCGCGCGGCTCTGAAATCGCTTGGCAATCCTGACAAGTATGTCTAAAAATAGTGCAGAATAAAGATGTGCCCGAAAGATAATCATTTGCAGATACCGGATTTGTCATCCCCGTTCCGGGTTGGGCGGCTCTCCTTTCGAAACCGCGTCGTGCTCGCGCCGATGTCGGGCGTGACGGACTTGCCCTTCCGGCAGTTGGCCTGGCGTTACGGCGCCGGCCTCGTCGTCACCGAGATGGTAGCAAGCCGCGAACTCGTCGGCAACGCGTCGGAAAGCTGGGCGCGCCTCAAAAACTCCGGCATCGATCCGCATATGGTCCAGCTCGCCGGACGTGAAGCCCATTGGATGGCGGAAGCGGCAAGGATCGCCGCGGACAACGGCGCCGATGTCATCGACATCAATATGGGCTGCCCCGCCAAGAAAGTGACCGGTGGTTACTCCGGTTCTGCTTTGATGCGCGATCCCGACCACGCGCTGTCGCTCATCGAGGCGACCGTAAATGCCGTCGATGTTCCCGTGACGCTGAAGATGCGCCTTGGATGGGATGAGAACTCCATCAATGCGCCTGAGATCGCCAAGCGAGCGCAAGAGGCCGGTGTGAAGATGATCACCATCCACGGCCGCACGCGCGTGCAGTTCTACAATGGCAGCGCCGATTGGGATGCGATCCGCGCCGTTCGCGACGTGATTTCGGTTCCGCTCGTTGCCAACGGTGATGTCGCGACCATGGCCGATGCTGAGGAAATTCTGAGGCGCTCCGGCGCCGACGCGGTGATGATCGGCCGCTCCAGCCAAGGGCGGCCCTGGCATGCCGGCGTGCTTGCGGGCGCGGTCGAGCATCCGGAAACAGCGCAGGTCCAGGAGGTCGTCGCCGAGCATTACGGCATGATGCTCGAATTTTACGGCGCCGATATTGGTTTGAGGCACGCCCGCAAACATGTCGGCTGGTATCTCGATCGCTTCGCGCCGCATCTGGCGTCGCCGGAGAAGGCAGCGATCATGACCTCTACCGACCCGAAAGCCGTCCTCTCCCGCACCGTCGCAGCGATCGCCGCCGGATCGGGGTGCGAAGAAGAAAAGGACGCGGCATGACCGAGAAAATGCGGGACGACGAACAGAAAATCGCGGATTCCCTGCCCATGGCGGTGCTCAACGCCATCCAGAACCCGGTCATCCTTGTCGATGAAAATGGTCTCGTGGCGTTTGCAAACTGGGAAGCGGAGGCCTTTTTCGGCGCTAGCGCCAACCATCTCGCCCGCCACGACATCAGCGCCTTCATTCCCTTCGGCAGCCCGCTGTTGACGCTGATCGAGCAGGTGCGCGAGCGCCGCGCCGCCGTCAACGAATACCGCGTCGATCTGAGCTCGCCGCGGCTCGGCGCCGACAAGCTCGTCGATCTCTATGTGGCACCTGTGCTGTCCGAACCGGGCTCCGTCGTCATCGTGTTTCAAGAGCGCTCGATGGCTGACAAGATCGATCGGCAGCTCACCCATCGCGCGGCCGCCCGCTCGGTCACGGGGCTTGCCTCGATGCTGGCCCACGAAATCAAGAACCCGCTGTCTGGCATCAGGGGGGCAGCCCAGCTTCTGGAGACCTCGGTCAACGACGACGACCGGGCGCTGACGCGGCTGATCTGCGACGAGACCGATCGCATCGTCTCGCTGGTCGACCGGATGGAGGTCTTCTCCGACGAGCGGCCTGTCGACCGCCATCCGGTCAACATCCATTCGGTATTGGATCACGTGAAGGCCGTTGCCAAAGCCGGTTTCGCCCGCAAGATTCGCATCACCGAAAATTACGACCCGTCGCTGCCGCCGGTCTACGCCAATCGCGACCAGCTGATTCAGGTCTTTCTCAATCTGATCAAGAACGCCGCCGAGGCGGTCGCCGACAAGGCGGACGGCGAGATCATGCTGACGACGGCCTATCGGCCAGGCATCCGCCTCTCCGTCGCCGGAACGCGCGAGAAGATTTCGCTGCCGCTCGAATTCTGCGTACACGACAATGGCCCGGGCGTTCCATCCGATCTGGTGCCACATCTGTTCGACCCATTCATCACCACGAAAACCAATGGCTCCGGTCTCGGCCTGGCGCTGGTTGCCAAGATCATTGGCGGCCATGGCGGCATCGTTGAATGCGACAGCCAGTCGAGCCGCACGACATTTCGCGTCCTGATGCCGGCGTCGAAAGGACCAACGGCAGAAGACAGCGAACCACTGACAGTAAAAGGACAATCCCGATGACAGGCGCCACGATTCTCGTCGCTGACGACGACGCTGCCATCCGCACCGTGCTCAACCAGGCGCTCAGCCGCGCCGGCTACGATGTACGCATCACCTCGAATGCCGCGACGCTCTGGCGCTGGATCGCCGCCGGTGACGGCGACCTTGTCGTCACCGACGTGGTCATGCCCGACGAAAACGCCTTCGACCTCTTGCCGCGTATCAAGAAGGCACGGCCCGATCTGCCCGTGCTGGTGATGAGCGCCCAGAACACCTTCATGACGGCAATCAAGGCGTCCGAGAAGGGTGCCTATGACTACCTGCCCAAGCCCTTCGATCTGACGGAACTGATCGCGATCATCGGCCGGGCGCTCGCCGAGCCCAAGCGCAAGCCGGCGAAGATGGACGACGACACGCAGGACGGCATGCCGCTGGTTGGCCGCTCCGCCGCGATGCAGGAAATCTACCGCGTGCTGGCACGCCTGATGCAGACCGATCTGACGCTGATGATCACAGGCGAATCGGGGACCGGCAAGGAATTGGTGGCGCGGGCGTTGCACGACTATGGGAAGCGCCGCAACGGCCCCTTCGTCGCGATCAATATGGCGGCCATCCCGCGCGATCTCATCGAATCGGAACTCTTCGGCCATGAGAAGGGCGCTTTCACCGGCGCGCAAAACCGATCGACGGGTCGGTTCGAGCAGGCCGAAGGCGGCACGCTGTTCCTCGATGAAATCGGTGATATGCCGATGGATGCCCAGACACGACTGCTGCGCGTGCTGCAGCAGGGCGAATATACCACCGTTGGCGGCCGCACGCCGATCCGTTCCGATGTCCGCATCGTGGCTGCAACCAACAAGGACCTGAAACAGTCGATCAATCAGGGCCTTTTCCGCGAGGACCTCTATTACCGGCTCAACGTCGTGCCGCTGCGCCTGCCGCCGCTGCGTGATCGCGCCGAGGATATTCCCGACCTCGTTCGCCATTTCGTCCAGCAGGCGGAGAAGGAAGGCCTCGACGTCAAACGTTTCGACCAGGAAGCGCTTGAACTGATGAAGGCGCATCCGTGGCCCGGCAACGTCCGCGAGCTCGAAAACGTCGTTCGCCGCCTGACGGCTCTCTATCCGCAGGACGTGATCACCAGGGAGATCATCGAAAGCGAATTGCGCTCCGATATTCCCGACAGCCCCATCGAAAAGGCGTCGAGCCGCCCGGGATCGATGTCGATTTCCCAGGCAGTGGAAGAGAACATGCGGCAGTATTTTGCCGGTTTTGGCGACAGTTTGCCACCGGCCGGCCTTTACGACCGGGTGCTGGCCGAGATGGAATACCCCTTGATTCTGGCCGCCTTGACGGCAACACGCGGCAATCAGATCAAGGCCGCCGACCTGCTTGGCCTGAACCGAAACACGTTGCGCAAGAAAATTCGCGAGCTTGGCGTTTCGGTTTACCGCAGCTCACGCAGCGCTTGACTTCGTACCGAGAACCGTTGCATTTTCGCCACAATATGTTGCTTAGAAAGCACACGGATGAGAGCGGTAGTTTGAATGCTTTGTCCGTTTGATCGGGTTGCCGGCGCGGAATAGTGCGTCGCCAACGGGTCGGTGCGGTCATTTTCTTGACCACAGAGCGTAAAATGCCCGCCGTCGTCCCATCAGGAACGGCCCCGGGTTGGGGGATGCGTTTTTGATGGCCGAAGGGCTTGTTGTGCCAGTAGCGAAAGAAGAAGCTGCTATGATCGGCCATGACCGGCGCGCGTCGTTCGCGTTTCCCGGTCTTGTTCTGGCAACCGGCGCGCTCGCCTGCGCGATCGTATCGCTGCTCGTTCTTCTCGGCCTGACGCCGATCCGGCCGGAAACCAACATCATAATTGGCTCGGCTGCCATCAATACGCTGTTTGTTATCGGCCTGTTGTTCCTGATCGGCCGGGAAATTCTGCGCCTTCTGAAAGCCCGCAACCGCGGCCGCGCAGCGGCGCGATTGCACGTCCGCATCGTTGCGCTGTTTTCGATCGTAGCGATCACTCCGGCCATTCTGGTTGCGATCTTTGCCAGCATCACGCTTGATGTCGGTCTCGACCGCTGGTTTTCGCTACGCACACAGTCGATCGTCAATTCATCGCTCGAGGTCGCCCAGGCCTATGTCCTGGAAAATGCGAGCTACCTCCAGGGCCAGACGGTCTCCATGGCCAATGACCTGGAGCGCAACCGCCAGCTCTACAGCCTCGACCGGACCGGTTTTATCGACCTGATGACACGGCAGGCCCGCGGGCGCGGCATGCTCGGCGCTTTCCTGGTGCGCGCGGACGGCTCGCCCATCCTGCAGGCGAATATCCCGACTGAGCGGCCGTTGCCGGCCATTCCGAGGGATGCGCTGCTCAGCACCGCGTCCGGACAGCCGACCCTCATCCCGCCCGGTGTGACCAATCTCGTCGGCGCAGTCATCCCGATCGACAATATCAGCGGTGCCTATCTCTACACCGTGCGCAGCGTCGACCCCAAGGTCATGCGCTCGATGCGGCAGATGGAAGAGAACACCGCCGAATACAAGAATCTCGAGGCCGGACGCACATCGCTGCAGGTGGCCTTCGGTGTGCTCTATCTCGGTTTTGCGCTGATCGTGCTTCTGGCTGCCATCTGGACCGCGATCGCAGTCGCCGACCGGATCGTGCGGCCGATCCGGCTTTTGATCGGGGCCGCCGACAGCGTGGCGTCTGGAAACCTGAATGTGGTGGTGCCCGTCCATGCGGTCGATGGTGATGTCGGCAGCCTGTCGCGCACCTTCAACAAGATGATCGCCGAAATCCGGACGCAGCGGGATCAGATCCTCGAAGCCAAGGACGAGATGGACGATCGGCGACGGTTTATCGAGGCCGTGCTTTCCGGGGTCACTGCCGCGGTGATCGGTGTCGAGGACGACCGGCGCATTACAATTGCCAATCCGTCATCCGAACATTTCCTCTCGCGCCCGATCCTGGAGCTTGTCGGCGAAAAACTTGCCGACGTGGCGCCTGAAATCGAACAGGTGCTGAACGAGGCCGCGAGCCGTCATCGCAACGACTACCGCAAGCAGATCAACATCATGCGCGGCGGAACGGAGCGCACGCTGAATGTTCAGGTGACGCGCGAGGAATCGCACGACGCCAAGGAATCCTACGTCATCACCGTCGATGACATCACCGATCTGGTCATCGCCCAGCGCTCGACCGCCTGGGCCGACGTCGCCCGCCGTATCGCCCACGAGATCAAGAACCCGCTGACGCCGATCCAGCTTTCGGCCGAGCGCCTGAAGCGCCGCTATGGCAAGCAGATCAATCAGGACGACCGGACCGTGTTTGATCAATGCACCGACACGATCGTTCGCCAGGTCGAGGATATCGGCCGCATGGTCGATGAATTCTCCGGCTTTGCACGGATGCCGAAGCCGACAAAGGAACAAGCGGATCTGCGCAACATCCTCAAGGATGCGATCTTCCTGCGCGAGATGGGGAATACCCATGTGACCTTCATCCGCGATCTCGGCGACGAACCGCTCGACGGCACCTTCGACGGCCGTATGCTCGGCCAGGCATTTGGTAACATCATCAAGAACGCGGTCGAGGCGATCGAGGCCCTGCCGGCCGATGCCGTTCGCGGCGACCGCCGCGTCATGGTCCGCTCGCGACGCAATGAAACGAGCGGCCAGTTCGTTGTCGATATCATCGACAACGGCAAGGGGCTGCCAACCGAAAACCGCCACCGCATTCTCGAGCCTTACATGACGATGCGGGAGAAGGGCACCGGCCTCGGCCTTGCGATCGTCAAGAAGATCATCGAGGACCATGGCGGACAATTGGAACTGCATGACGCGCCCGCTGATTTCGATCACGGACAGGGCGCCATGATTCGCATTATTTTGCCGCCAGCCGGACAGAGCGGCGGCACTGAAGACAGACAGGACAAGGATACTTCCCATGGCGGCTGACATTCTGGTTGTGGACGACGAGGAGGACATTCGCGAGATTGTCTCCGGCATTCTGTCCGACGAGGGCCACGAAACCCGAACCGCGTTCGACAGCGACAGCGCGTTACAGGCGATCAGCGACCGCGTGCCGCGCCTCGTCTTTCTCGATATCTGGATGCAGGGCAGCCGTCTTGACGGCTTGGCGCTTCTCGACGAGATCAAGGGCCGTTATCCGGACCTGCCGGTGGTCATGATTTCCGGGCACGGCAATATCGAGACCGCCGTTTCGGCGATCCGCCGGGGTGCCTATGATTTCATTGAAAAGCCCTTCAAAGCTGATCGGCTGATCCTGATCGCCGAGCGCGCGCTGGAGAACTCCAAGCTCAAGAGGGAAGTCTCCGAGCTGAAGAAACGCTCTGGCGATCCCGTTGAACTGATCGGCACCTCCGTTGCCGTCTCGCAGCTTCGCCAGACGATCGAGAAGGTCGCGCCGACCAATAGCCGCATCATGATCCACGGCCCTTCCGGTTCGGGCAAGGAGCTCGTGGCGCGGATGATCCACCGCAAGTCTTCACGAATGGCAGGTCCCTTTGTCGCACTGAATGCGGCGGCGATCACGCCGGACCGCATGGAAATTGCGCTCTTCGGCACGGAGGGAACGCCGGGCCAGCCGCGCAAGACCGGCGCGCTGGAAGAGGCGCATGGCGGAATTCTCTATCTCGACGAAGTCGGCGAAATGCCGCGTGAAACGCAGAATAAGATCCTGCGCGTGCTGGTCGATCAGCAGTTCGAACGCGTCGGGGGCTCCAAGCGCGTCAAGGTCGATGTCCGCATCATCTCCTCGACCGCCTACAATCTCGAAAGCCAGATCGCCGAGGGGGCTTTCCGCGAGGATCTCTACCATCGCCTGGCGGTCATTCCGGTACGGGTGCCGGCGCTTGCCGAGCGCCGCGAGGATATTCCCTTCCTGGTCGACATGTTCATGCGCCAGATCAGCGAGCAGGCAGGCATTCGCAGCCGCAAGATTGGCGATGATGCGCTGGCCGTGCTGCAATCGCATGACTGGCCGGGCAACATCCGTCAATTGCGCAACAATATCGAGCGGCTGATGATCCTTGCCCGCAGTGACGGCCCCGACACGGCGATCTCGGCCGACATGCTGCCAAGCGAGGTGGGCGACAGCTTGCCGAAGATATCGGCGCAGGGGGATCAGCATATCATGACGCTGCCGTTGCGTGAGGCGCGTGAAATGTTCGAGCGGGATTATCTGATCGCCCAGATCAATCGTTTCGGCGGCAATATTTCACGCACGGCCGAGTTCGTCGGCATGGAGCGTTCGGCTCTACACCGGAAGCTGAAATCGCTCGGCGTCTGAAATCGCCGGTTCCTATCTCTTGAAATAAGTCATCCATGTCGAGAATTGCCTATGTCAACGGCGCCTACCGGCGTCATGCCGATGCCGCCGTCCACATCGAGGATCGGGGTTTTCAATTTGCCGATGGCGTCTATGAAGTCTGCGAAGTCCGCCACGGCTACATCGTCGATTTGACGCGGCATCTCGACCGGCTCGACCGATCTCTCACGGAAATCCGTATCGCCTGGCCGATGACGCGGGCGGCGCTCGTTGTCGTCATTCGCGAAGTTCTGCGGCGCAACCGGGTACGCAACGGCCTGTTTTACCTGCAGGTGACGCGCGGAGCCGCCCGGCGAGACCATGTCTTTCCTGCAGAGGGGACGCCATCGACGATCGTCGTCACGGCGAAGAGAACCGACGCTTCACTCATCGCAAGGAAGAACGCAGTTGGAGTCCGAGCGATCACCGTGCCGGAAAACCGATGGGATCGTGTCGACGTCAAGACCGTCGGGCTGCTGCCGAACGTTCTCGCCCGGCAGGCGGCAAAAGAGGACGGCGCTCAGGAAGCGATCTTCGTCGAGCCGGACGGCACGGTGAAGGAAGGCGCTGCGACCAATGTGTGGATCGTCGACAAGGATGGAACGCTGCGGACGCGCCATGCCGATCACGGCATTCTTCGCGGCATCACCCGCACGACGCTGATGGACGTGGTTGCCGCAGCGGGAATCGATATTGAGGAGCGAGCATTTTCGGTCGAAGAAATGCTTGTCGCGCGTGAGGTTTTCATTACGGCTGCGACAAGCATCTGCTTTCCGGTGGTGGCGGTTAACGGTAAAACCATCGCCAATGGCCATCCCGGCAGCGTGTCACAGAAAATTCGTGAAGCCTTTTTCGACATTGCGGAAAAGACTGCGATTTGATACCAAAATCCTGGGGGACGCTCTGAAGGAGACTTCTGACGGCGTTCGGGATAAACAGATCGAATAATCAACCGGTTAAGTTGAACCGGCAAATAAGAAAGAAGCGGCGCTATGGCGGAACGTTCTCAGAACTTGCAGGATCTTTTTCTCAACACCGTCCGCAAGCAGAAGATATCTCTGACGATATTTCTTATCAATGGTGTGAAACTGACGGGCGTCGTCACATCTTTCGACAACTTTTGTGTCCTCTTGCGGCGTGACGGGCATTCCCAGCTCGTATACAAGCACGCGATCTCGACGATCATGCCGGGTCAGCCGATGCAGATGTTCGAGAGTGAAGAATCCGCGTCCTGACGGGATACAAGGCACATTACCAAACGTGATACAAAATCGGCGTCGATCATCCCGGAGCTCGAAAAGCTGCGTGATGACATGCGCGCCGTGGTCATTGTTCCGGTCCTGAAAAAGACCGGCAGGCAGAATGCGGACGTGATTGTCGCGACCTCGACGCGCAGCGACGAAAGCCGACTCGAGGAAACCATCGGGCTGGCACTTGCGATCGATCTTGAGGTCGTGCACGGCACGATCGTGCCCATCGCCCAACCGAAGCCGGGAACGTTGCTTGGAAGTGGCAAGATCGAGGAAATTGGTCATCTGCTCATCGAGCACAATGCCGGCCTGGTGATCGTCGATCATCCGCTGACGCCTGTTCAGCAGCGAAACCTCGAAAAAGAATGGAACTGCAAGGTCATCGACCGGACCGGTCTCATCCTCGAAATCTTCGGTCGCCGCGCCTCCACCCGGGAAGGCACGCTGCAGGTCGATCTTGCGCATCTGAACTACCAGAAAGGCCGGCTGGTCCGCAGTTGGACCCACCTCGAGCGCCAGCGCGGCGGTGCCGGTTTCATGGGCGGTCCCGGTGAAACGCAGATCGAAGCCGACCGCCGGCTGCTGCAGGAAAAGATCGTCAAGCTGGAGAAGGAACTGGAGCAGGTCCGCCGCACGCGCCAGCTTCACCGTGCCAAGCGCAAGAAAGTGCCACATCCGATCGTCGCCCTTGTCGGCTACACCAACGCCGGCAAATCGACCCTGTTCAATCGCATTACCGGCGCCGGCGTTCTTGCCGAAGACATGCTGTTTGCCACGCTTGATCCGACGCTGCGCCGCATGAAGCTGCCGCATGGGCGCATGGTGATCCTGTCCGACACCGTCGGGTTTATCTCCGACCTGCCGACGCATCTGGTCGCCGCCTTCCGGGCGACGCTGGAAGAGGTTCTGGAAGCCGACTTGATCCTGCACGTTCGCGATCTCGCCGACCCCGACAATCAGGTGCAGGCGCAAGACGTGCTGCGCATCCTGACCGATCTCGGCATCGACGAGAAGGCAAGGGCAGAGCGCATCATCGAGGTCTGGAACAAGATCGACCTGCTTGACGCTGAAACGCGGGCCGGCCTCGTGCAGAAGGCTGAAAACACGGACAATACGACGGCTGTTTCGGCGATCACCGGCGACGGCATCGATCATCTGCTCGAGGAAATCGGCAGCCGGCTTTCCGGCGTCATGACGGAATGCACGGTCGCCCTGCCTGTCGAGAAGCTGCAATTGCTGTCGTGGGTTTACGGGCATGCGATCGTGGACGGCCGCGAAGACATGGAAGACGGATCGGTCAGTCTCGATCTGCGACTGACGGCCGCCGAAGCGGAAGAACTCGAGCGCCGGCTGGGGAACGGACCGAAGGCTGTCGCCCAGGATTGGTAGGTTTCAGAGCGGCTGACGTTACGGAATGCCGTTACGTTAGTTGCCTCTCGATCGCCTTTGCTGCCTGCCAGAGTTCTTCCATCCGTTCCAGCGTCGCATCTTCAAGCGTTTCTCCAGCCGACTCCAGTTCGGTCTCGATGTGGCGGAAGCGGCGCCGGAACTTGGTGTTCGTTCCGCGCAGAGCCATTTCCGGATCGGCGCCGACATGGCGGCCGATATTGACCACGGCAAAGATCAGGTCGCCGAGTTCATCCGCCACCTTGGCCTTGTCATTGGCGGCGAGCGCCTCGCGCAATTCGGCGATCTCTTCCTCGATCTTGTCGAGGATCGGTTCCGGCGAGGACCAGTCGAAGCCGACTTTTGCCGCTCGCTCCTGCAGCTTCAGCGCTTCGACCAGGGCCGGAAAGCTGCGCTGGACCGAACCGAGATGGCCCTTGTTTGCATCTTCGGGAAAACCGTGCCGGGCGCGCCGCGCGCGGCGTTCGTCCTTTTCAGCCTGCTTGATCTCGCTCCATTGCCGCTTGACCGCCTCCGGCGTGTCTGCGTCCGAGTGGGCAAAGACGTGCGGATGACGGCGGATCATCTTTCGCGTGATTGCCTCGACCACGTCGCCGAAGGCGAAGTCTCCGGCTTCCTCGGCCATGCGGGCGTGAAAAACCACCTGCAGAAGCAGGTCGCCCAGTTCATCGCAGAGGTCGTCCATGTCGCCACGCTCGATGGCGTCGGCGACCTCGTAGGCTTCTTCGATCGTATAAGGCTTGATCGTCTCGAAGGTCTGGACGACATCCCAGGGGCAGCCGGTTTCCGGCTGGCGCAGGGCTGCCATGATGTCGAGGAGGCGCGTGATGTCCTTGGAGGGCTGCATGGGTCTCAATTCAGCGGGATCGCGTTGTCGTCCTTGCCGGACTGGTAGGCATCGGACAGGGACTGGTATTTTTCACGGATGCGCTTGTCCTGGGCGCGCAGCGCCGATTTCGCGTCGGATGTCGCAACCAGATCGGCGATCGACGAGGACCGCCAGAAGGCGTTGTTCTTCGCATAACCGCCCGGATCGAGCCGGAAGACCTCCTTCAGGATCTTCAAATCGTGCGGGATGGAAAAGGCGTCGCGGGAATCTTCGTGGCTGAAGAAATAATAGAAATTGTCGAAGCCGGCCCAGGTGATGGCCGAAAGGCACATCGAGCAGGGCTCGTGGGTGGACAGGAAGATCAAGTCCTTGGTGTCCGGCTTCTCTGCTCGTTCGTAAAAGCGTTTCAGCGTATGCACTTCGCCGTGCCACAGCGGATTTTCGGTTTCGTTGTTCGTCTCGGCGATCACCAGGGACAGGTCCGATTTACGCAGGATGGCGGCGCCGAAGACCTTGTTGCCGGCGCTAACGCCCTTTTCCGTCAGCGGAAGAATGTCAGCCTCGATGACGGTCAGAAGGCGTTCGGCGAGATCGGAATTCGTCATCCTATTGTGACTCCGGAAAGTGGCGTGGCGGCATTTGAAAAGCTATGGATGGCAATACGCAATGCCGCATGGCTGCGTCAAGCTGCTGTTGCAGCCGTGCCATAGCCGGAGATATTTGCTCAATTTATGCTGAAGTCGAGCAAAAGAATACGCCGCTTCAAAAGCCTGCGAATTTCTGTTTCTTCAATTTTCCTTCTATAAAAGGGATATTCCCCAGAACCTGTAACAGGATCAGATTCCTAACTCATGACCGAGCAGCTGACCGTTTTTCCGGCCTTCTTTCGCGTTGCGCAAAAAAGCGTGGCGGTGTTCGGCAATGGCGACGAGGCTTTTGCCAAGGTACGGCTGCTCCTGAACACGCAGGCCCGGATCGTCGCTTTTGCGGATGAGCCGGAATCGGATTTTGCTGCTTTCCTTTCCGCCAATGCCATCGACATTGTGCGCGCGCCGTTCGCGCCAGCTCAGGTCAAAGACGCGACACTGGTCTTTGCCGCGACCGGTGATGCCGCGCAGGATCGGACGATTGTGGCGGCTGCCCGTGAGCAGAGAATTCCCGCCAACGCCGTCGATCAGCCGGAGTTCTGCGATTTCCTGACGCCGGCGCTGGTCAATCGTGCGCCGGTCGCTGTGGCGATCGGAACCGAAGGCGCCGGCCCGGTGCTGGCGCAGATGATCCGTGCCCAGATCGATCAACTCCTGTCGCCCTCGCTCGGCGCACTTGCATCGTTGGCACAAGCCTATCGGGACGCAGCCGACCGGATTTTGCCGCGGGGTGTGTCGCGTCGCGTCTTCTGGCGCCGCTTTTTCTCCGGTGCCGTGGCGGACCAGGTCGCGCTCGGCAATGTCGCCGAAGCCCGCCGTCAAGCGTCACGTCTGCTGCAGTTGGTGGATCGTGTGCCTGGCCATGTCTGGCTGGTTGGTGCCGGCCCGGGGGCCGAGGACCTTTTGACCCTGCGGGCGCAGCGGGTGATGATGGAAGCCGACGTGATCGTCTACGATGCGCTGGTGCCGCAGGCGATCGTCGATATGGGCCGC
This genomic window contains:
- the dusB gene encoding tRNA dihydrouridine synthase DusB, which translates into the protein MCPKDNHLQIPDLSSPFRVGRLSFRNRVVLAPMSGVTDLPFRQLAWRYGAGLVVTEMVASRELVGNASESWARLKNSGIDPHMVQLAGREAHWMAEAARIAADNGADVIDINMGCPAKKVTGGYSGSALMRDPDHALSLIEATVNAVDVPVTLKMRLGWDENSINAPEIAKRAQEAGVKMITIHGRTRVQFYNGSADWDAIRAVRDVISVPLVANGDVATMADAEEILRRSGADAVMIGRSSQGRPWHAGVLAGAVEHPETAQVQEVVAEHYGMMLEFYGADIGLRHARKHVGWYLDRFAPHLASPEKAAIMTSTDPKAVLSRTVAAIAAGSGCEEEKDAA
- a CDS encoding nitrogen regulation protein NR(II), translating into MTEKMRDDEQKIADSLPMAVLNAIQNPVILVDENGLVAFANWEAEAFFGASANHLARHDISAFIPFGSPLLTLIEQVRERRAAVNEYRVDLSSPRLGADKLVDLYVAPVLSEPGSVVIVFQERSMADKIDRQLTHRAAARSVTGLASMLAHEIKNPLSGIRGAAQLLETSVNDDDRALTRLICDETDRIVSLVDRMEVFSDERPVDRHPVNIHSVLDHVKAVAKAGFARKIRITENYDPSLPPVYANRDQLIQVFLNLIKNAAEAVADKADGEIMLTTAYRPGIRLSVAGTREKISLPLEFCVHDNGPGVPSDLVPHLFDPFITTKTNGSGLGLALVAKIIGGHGGIVECDSQSSRTTFRVLMPASKGPTAEDSEPLTVKGQSR
- the ntrC gene encoding nitrogen regulation protein NR(I) encodes the protein MTGATILVADDDAAIRTVLNQALSRAGYDVRITSNAATLWRWIAAGDGDLVVTDVVMPDENAFDLLPRIKKARPDLPVLVMSAQNTFMTAIKASEKGAYDYLPKPFDLTELIAIIGRALAEPKRKPAKMDDDTQDGMPLVGRSAAMQEIYRVLARLMQTDLTLMITGESGTGKELVARALHDYGKRRNGPFVAINMAAIPRDLIESELFGHEKGAFTGAQNRSTGRFEQAEGGTLFLDEIGDMPMDAQTRLLRVLQQGEYTTVGGRTPIRSDVRIVAATNKDLKQSINQGLFREDLYYRLNVVPLRLPPLRDRAEDIPDLVRHFVQQAEKEGLDVKRFDQEALELMKAHPWPGNVRELENVVRRLTALYPQDVITREIIESELRSDIPDSPIEKASSRPGSMSISQAVEENMRQYFAGFGDSLPPAGLYDRVLAEMEYPLILAALTATRGNQIKAADLLGLNRNTLRKKIRELGVSVYRSSRSA
- a CDS encoding PAS domain-containing sensor histidine kinase, giving the protein MAEGLVVPVAKEEAAMIGHDRRASFAFPGLVLATGALACAIVSLLVLLGLTPIRPETNIIIGSAAINTLFVIGLLFLIGREILRLLKARNRGRAAARLHVRIVALFSIVAITPAILVAIFASITLDVGLDRWFSLRTQSIVNSSLEVAQAYVLENASYLQGQTVSMANDLERNRQLYSLDRTGFIDLMTRQARGRGMLGAFLVRADGSPILQANIPTERPLPAIPRDALLSTASGQPTLIPPGVTNLVGAVIPIDNISGAYLYTVRSVDPKVMRSMRQMEENTAEYKNLEAGRTSLQVAFGVLYLGFALIVLLAAIWTAIAVADRIVRPIRLLIGAADSVASGNLNVVVPVHAVDGDVGSLSRTFNKMIAEIRTQRDQILEAKDEMDDRRRFIEAVLSGVTAAVIGVEDDRRITIANPSSEHFLSRPILELVGEKLADVAPEIEQVLNEAASRHRNDYRKQINIMRGGTERTLNVQVTREESHDAKESYVITVDDITDLVIAQRSTAWADVARRIAHEIKNPLTPIQLSAERLKRRYGKQINQDDRTVFDQCTDTIVRQVEDIGRMVDEFSGFARMPKPTKEQADLRNILKDAIFLREMGNTHVTFIRDLGDEPLDGTFDGRMLGQAFGNIIKNAVEAIEALPADAVRGDRRVMVRSRRNETSGQFVVDIIDNGKGLPTENRHRILEPYMTMREKGTGLGLAIVKKIIEDHGGQLELHDAPADFDHGQGAMIRIILPPAGQSGGTEDRQDKDTSHGG